The nucleotide window AATTcttttgtaataattttcacaaaatttatcaaaattacaTGCATTATAATAGAATATTCCTTGCGATTTTGATATATTGTAATGCTATTCATTGGTCAATTGAAAATTAACTATGCTATCATGACACTAAAAAAGTATAAAGTGCATAACACAAATACAATGTGATGCtatttattgattaatttatttgaccaataatataaagttaataaataatattaaagaattgAAATAATAGATAATGTGATAACGAtatgcaaaaaatatttttttttataagcacATGAcgttacaaaaatattattataattagtaaagataatgataaatttagaaaaacaaattttaaataaggaTTATTCCATTCCAAGTGGCAGTCTAATACCAAGGCACTTGATAGTTTTATAACAagactaaaacaaaaaataataatttataattaaaaattcatttaaaaatgtcatgaaaaaaaaaaggaagaagaagaaaacctTAATAAATGGTTAGTTAAAATACatatgtaaaattaaaaaaagaaaaagataaatatcGAGAAAAATAAACTAATCTAAATTATCCCTAAAATTTCTCACCCATTTACCTATATCTGCGTGTGTGAGAAAAatcaacataaatatttttgaattatctttttttaaaagaataaatttaaaatattatgaatctgTATTTTGCAAAATAGTGCCACATGTTATCATCAAGATAATTCTCGACTTttcaatttgaatattttaaaagaaaattatcttcaaaacaaataattttataaataattatgtaaaaatttgtcaaataaaattataaaaaaacacCAACGGaaagttatatattattaataattttcatattttctaaagaaataaatttattaattaaaaaagtactaaaaaatttcatcaaatgttttttttttaaatctacatcgataataatttgaaaattaaaatatattaaacaaaaataacgttatggacaaaaattaataatgtcAAACACAATtgatttaatcaaaataaaagaaacaaaagatatatttcaaattttgttttgcttctttaatagaaaaaatagaacattactaaaaaaatggagcaattttaattttgatttacgATACTTAAATCATAGGAGAAgacttaaaaattacttttactCTCAATTTTTTCATTTACTCTCTCTGCGGATAATTAAATTCTTGCTCATATAATTCTCTATCTCAAATTTTTTGGTttatataatatgcattatttttattttttgtagtgcctaaatttttcatatttcttgaTACTAACTATGCATATGAAGATGTTGAACACTGCATTTATTATATAGAAACGTGTGAAtcataaaatctaaaaatattaataagtgaataataaaatttatacaataattttaattttaaaattatgatatttaaaaatatccGCACAACGCGCGGGTACGAATTCTAGttaagatgaaaagaaaagaactatccAAATCCACAGAACCCCTTGTGTGTCCTtaataaaacggattaaccattaaaaaAGTAGCAGTAACTCtaacttcaataatttcatcGAACTCAAAGACAACACACATATcacacgatcgatcgattttattttgtaagaaatgtatgcaaaagaagggaagaattttattttgaaaaatgagagaaagtctttctatttatagtcaacaaagggtaaaggtcacaactctttggggaaaaaataacatttcagaaaggtcacaacctttgaAACGGTCGCAACCCTTTAAAaaagacacaacctttcatCACAACCCTTCAAGTATTGAATCACCCAAAATAAATTGCGATTGCAAGAAGTAATATAATAGTTTCTTAATTTTGTATCACATCAATTAAATACAAGTAGTTGGTGCATCTTAGCAATTACCAGCACccccaaacaaaaaataataatcccaGTAACTATCTCGAGCATTATGCTCACTTCCTTCATAGTAACATCTAGATTGATGAGTTTGAACCAGCGATTCATCTGGTTGAACATCTTGATTATCGCCCACTCCATACAGGACTTGACGCATATAACAAGTGTAGTGTGGATCGCCACCATTAAATTTACTATTTCCCATGGGTGGACTTGGTTCACCCGCTGGTGTATACACCTGTCCTCCATATCGTATTGTCTGCGATCCATTTCTTAATTCATTGAAAATGGTCTCCGGCCAAAAtccaataacaaacatataatGCAAGAAAAGATAATAGTCtgcaaaaataaattactccAGAGTTACACCAACAACATACTTGTTGTAACTGACATTAATATTCCAAAGTATTACAACAACTATCGTAATTTTATTTACCTTCATCCTTGTAGATCTGAAATTGCATGTCATAGTCACCATACGATGGCCTAGAGATTTGTGGGAAAGCATAATCTATTGGTACTTCATTATCAAGTTGAACAAATCCTGGACAAATATTGTTGTAACATCCTGTTTTTTGGTTGCCATCTgtctatttaattaaaaaaaaaatgaaatttacttATTCTACAtgattttgaattatttcttttagaaaaatatcaattaatttctaatataCTTACTGTCCAATGGGAATATAACCGAGTCCGGTTATCACCGTATAGTTTTGGATGTACCTAAACCAAACAAACATCATGACTTTAGGAAATCAAATCGTCAAAAAATACTTAATAGGTTCAAATCATTGATTTGAAATAAAAACTTACAATCCATCCGGCTTGTATTTGCTCAAAATTCGCCACATTATCCGCACTTTGAAGAAATAATGTTGCGGAACTATATTGGCCAAGTCCATTTAGTTGTGGATTATACAAAGTAACAGTGGCTGAGACACttgtaaaactttttatttctgGAGATGCGTTTACGCTAATTCCTGCAAACTGAAGTATAGTAttacattaaattaattaaaataactatttgaaattgaattttttactattaatgataaattttaataattaaataagtagTTACATCGATGATATCTTCAGTGAGGGATTCATTTGCCATGCTTAAGGAGGCATCTTTTGCGCTTTGGAGTTGTTCTTGTGTCATTCGTCGTATAGGGACCGTTCCAATCGGACAACCTTTTTTGTTCAACCAGAACTCTTCtgctttaaaataaatattttcatccTTTTGTAATCGCTTGGCTTTGACTGATCTTTGTTTTTCTAGCTCCTTAGCAATTGTCCTCTGTTGTTCCGAAAATCCCACATGCGtgcagaaaaaaagaaagaatttcaAAGAAACTACAAGTAAGATATTactgaaaataaatatatgtaagggtaatattttattagtcaTTTTGTGACAGTTGCATCTCTTTTCtgtcttttcattattttgaaCAAGAATCAATGACAAGGATAGAGTTATAGTCAGCAAAAAGTgatcatttaatattttttcaaaaagttacACTACATATACTATATTAAACATTAATTTTATAcctaattatatattaaatctttAATATTCTTAATAAGATTCATGGCATTACTAATTAATTTGATGTTTATAAGAAATCGTCAAATGCTAATTTATTAAGAATCtgattttaattatgaattaacTATATCTTATAAGGAAATAGATTTTGGGgttaactcaactcaataatgaGATAATTAACCTGGATTTATAACTTGAACTCTTAACAAAAATTAGTAACATTTTGGGAAGACACCTTATGTGAAATGTGAATTACTAGTActagatttttcttttcaaattgttaaaaaaattgtataaattattatttaaaatttagtaaaactatcaaaattcataaatCCATAAGTTTAAAAACTTGATCCCACCTTTGATAAAAATACAAAGCATCGCAAACAACAGAATTGTGTGCTATCAACTTTTGtttctcaaaagaaaagaagaaaaagtcaGTTAAGTTGtatgaatataaataatgtaccttgatTCTTTCTTTGTGTGGTATCGGGTGCAAAAGAGTTGGTTGTTTATAAATATCCACACAATCATAAATATCTCCGTGAATAGTCTgcaaacataaattaatttcacTACAAATTATTCATTAAGAAAAATGACATATAAACTTTGCTATAAAAGATATGAAAACTATACCTGAAGGACGAGATCTGCATTTCGACTAGACCCATAACATTCAACCAAACAAAAGGCAATGGTGGtccaaactaaaataatgaagcATATAGTTGTAAATATCAACGCCATCTTtgtttttcattatattttattatatatatatatatatatatatatatataaaaatggtTATTTAGTCAAACATGGTATGCAATCTGATTATCTAAATCTAAGATTTAAATGATGAATAATAgtcaaatataattaataatattaattccaAATTTAGCCATTGCACAAATACTCTCCAAATTAATTAGTATCCATTGATAGTGGACAATAAAATTATgctatcaatttatttttagaaaaaatatgaatattttcatatattataaatatttaaataataataacaaaaaaaaatacaaataggaatccagttttaaaagatttgatttAAATGCCtttaatattcaaatataatgaataatatttttaccaAATTTAGTCATTGCACAAATATTATCTAAATTAACTAGTATATCTGATAGTAGAcaacaaaattatactattagtttatttttagaaatattataaagtattttcatatattattaatattaaataacaataataaaatgatataataatattttgttattttatttaaataataataatatgtgaAAATACTTCATAAtatttctaaatataaatagaaCGTGTCATTTTGATATTTGCTTAGCCGTGGATACTAGttagtttcttctttttttggcaCATTCCTTTACAATTCATATCCTAGTATATATCTCTAATGTAGAATGTTCTAATCTATAACGGTGAATCGGATCTTTCCTTATTTGGTTGTCGGTTTCATTATTTAGGGCTCAATCGACACCATTTTTATATCTTActatataaatcaattattaaaCAAAATTTAAGTATGATATATGTTATGATCGagtctacaccttggacgtggacggtactcgagaaccatttctgattccaagcgaaccctcatcctggctgactacaagctgAAGACTagctcaagcatacaaagcttaaaactgaataaaattcattgaattCAATTACAgaatctttaactcaaaagattaactctgaataaaataatatattcaactcgccagaaataggcaactcaagtctttaaaatatttaacaaaataaatgaaacacaCTTCTCatactctactgtctatctatgaagcctctaaatgacaaagatggaagtcgagacaagacccacgacatcctgacgcAACAGAAAAGTAATTGAAATCCTCCAGAAGCAAAGAgtctcaccatagctaactggAACTGCAAGTGGTAACAACGAAAcgcatgttgatgatcctgaatacatgtatctgaatcAATGAAAGGCCAAATGGCTTAGAACGTGGAATGTaagagcatgtaaggggaattctaaagcacaaacataagcttgaactggtgAAATAAGTCTCGATTCAATAATACGATactcgactctgggtactcaactctagatactcaacttaatataaagcaacaatacagatccaatatatggaaagcttttaaaacagtagaaaacaactcaatgtattgaaaaatgcaatagtaactcagtttgtatgcaaggatataAGATAGaatttgtttgtatatgaaaatacaaagtaaaatctgtgtatataagaatacaaaatatctatgtgggagtttctctaaccgacaaccatcactatgagttatgtgatgatacagcgatttGCTTCACGCTGCCAGGGtcgtcctatactttgtcgggggtatagaacctaactactaagtggatccactagtctatgctaaaagcattaaggaatcatctaaaaagcatGACCATTTTCTACCAATGATgattacatggtttatggagactttgaattatctgaactcaaactcgtccccatatcggtgctcaatactattccaaaaatgtaactagctcatatttttaaaaacacaacgctttctgtggtttgagattattagtcaaaacctttctctaaaaagagatgttactcaaacagctcaaaactcttttggaaatctcagtttccttctcttttaaatgtgaaaacatttattcattttgaaaaatgaactcaactctaatctttctcaactcaagttctcaagtcttaaaacaattttagaaaaattcGTAAAAGACTTCTCAGAATAAAGTTCATGCCGagttatggacgtgaacgactcaattcaaggttttcaataaccataactagaactcaatacttgagACTCAAAAACTCATAACTCAAGAAATTTATAGGTAATACTCATTTTaggaatgctcaactcagagggttcgtgcggaattatgggcatgaactactcaactcaaggactcaaagatacttctcatctccaaactgctcgacttatagggttcatgcggaattatgggcatacactactcaactcaaggacttcatgggtaaaatgtaataatcccatgattaggaatataatcttaaaagggttaggaactcgatactcaagccttggaacttgaagatactacgcCTCTCAAAGATGCCTAGTTTACaaagttcatgcagaatttatgggcatgaacgactcgaggGTCCACATAAAAATacggaactcatgtatacaactcttctcattctcatacttacttcctcaaaacttagctcaaatcgatagttgatctcaaaggatgcacaattgaactcaaagactttcttgaactctactcttaactttctcttgaatttggaatatgaattcaagagttatggttcatgatatgaaggatctcgtgatgacaaagtagactcatgaatacattcatttcattctcatactcacttgcatgagtcttgaaacaagttgttagaaattgtagaaggctcctcaaaagactcaaagggactttctcgaAAATGTTCgcaagaactctcaagacttaactcttagctctaccttaaatttaatttatgaattcaaggttatgatttgtgGTAGAAAATATATCGTGATGATTAAAAgtgttttagatagttaatcatgAGAAACGGTTGAAAAACACTGTATGTAAAGCAAGTCATTGACGCAGagatgaattataatatttggtcACGAATTAATTTTGAAACAGTGGAGTCCGTATTTTCTCCGCGAAGCGGAGAGAAAAATTTCACTTCTAAGGAacaggtccgcgtcgcggacctggtCGGTCAATCAAAGCAATTTCCTGGGGAAAGGGGCAGAACCATCCCCACCTTATCAAGACAATTTGGTACCTGTTTTCAAACCCATGTTTCGCTGAACGCGGACCTGGTCCTTATTTTCTACCCGATCTTTTCTTACTCATTTTTCGAccctaattcgcctagaatcgaatggtttctttcccaatcacttggattcaATTACTCAACATAATTACACTCTAAACTACTCAATAAAACCCTCAAAACActcactttcatctcaagaattcatcaaaatcccaacaaaacaagatttagaatgaaacttcaagaacatttatcaagaacttaaatcttgCAATCTTTATAGAcgaatttgaatatgaaaatcatttttggcgtgtgggtgaacgaacccaacactatggacaCATACATatctcttagggatcaaacccatagtgaaaatccgcaacaaaacgCAAGAACCTCGACAAacgccttgatcctttcctcttttctcctcttttctcttcttgaactatcaactaaaaccctaggcgtatattaggattataaaactgaacctaatcggATTATACcattaaaaccttactaaaaatgaattaaatctgattgggtaaggaaaagaccaaaataccccttactatttccGGGTAACTTTAACTGGACAGCTTGACTTCAGAAGGGAATATCTTagtcatccgacctcgaaacttagcaaactctgtgccgttggaaagataattcaaagacctttcatttgatatcttatgggcaacctaattcatcttgtacagaaagttatggttgtttgaagttgaaccaaaacttagaaaaacttaggaatgacttgaatgaactctctttagtatTTCTGGAACTccaggtgctacatctagtgaccttaacactctagaatttttaaattcctcggtaaaattgtactcacaacgaaggatggttcgagtcttggCTCAAAAAAAATCCGGAGTTTTACAATATACATAATTGTTTTATCCTTCATAATACTTAGAATGTGTATAACTGTATAAGTTGTCCTTCATAAATgtctatcaaaatatatatccataataaaatttatataaataattagcttatatcaattatttaataaaatttaagcaTAATATATAAAAGTTAATTTGTCCTTCAAAATGTATTCCTTCCTACAAGCTACAGGACTATCAAAAGGTAAAAACTTACCCACACCGGATGTATACACCAAACTAATGCAATTTTCATGCCTATGttatttaatgaagtaaaacacATGTTAATTAACTAAGTTTTAgtaaaataaactataaattCAAACACACACCATGCATGTATTGGTTGATATATACACCAAGTGTGGGTTGTTTTACCCTAATCAAAATGTGAGTCTCTATAGTAGTTGTACAACTGACTATGAATTATTTAGAAGCATTTATGCATGATATACGTGAGTTTATTTGTCCTTCAAAGTGTATCCATACttgtataataattaaaaaaatgtgtctTTATAATACTTGTACAAGTGATAAGGGGTGATCAAGATTTGgataaaaatagatttaaatcAAAAATGTCGAATCAAATGGACTAAATAAATCGACtttatttgggtttgatttggttttagatttttttaaatcaaaagtatttgatttggatttggttttggttttggtttttaaaatcgaagaaataatcCGTTCAAACTGAactaataaattatatacatatattttattattatacacatgtaatatattatttttataagcaATTTGAAATATCTTAGATATGTattcattaatatttatttataaaatcaaaaacATCCAAAAcgaaaacatttatcttatcGGTTTCACgtatgagtgtctatgataATTTTTTGTGGGATTAGGAATGTCATTGTCTCTTTCTTCTAGGTCAAAAtggtgaattttgaagttttattcacAATAAATTCAGTGATTAAAAGTTTTGTAATGTTAATCTTTCTAACTATTTCTCGTTTTATAtgaattgttgtttttttcCCCCTCTTTTGaatgaatcttttttttaaaaaaaatttgtgtaTGGTTAAAACTGAATAACCTAACCAAACctaactaaaataataataattaaaccaataaatgtatattatatttggtctggtttgattttaataatttaaaaactgATTAAAGTGGTTTAATTTGGATTTTAATCAATAACTGACCCAAAGCGATCTGTGAACACCCCTGCTACTGACTATGAATTATTTAACACAATTTAAGCTTGGTATACATGATTTGATTTGCGAACTGTAGAATTAGCGTCCTTACAATAAAGTGTATTCGATCTTCTTAAGTTGTATAGAAATTTGTTGCAGTTGTACATAGATACTAGTGAAATTGTCTGCGTGcgaaagaaagaaaggaatatTCTATACGACATGCTATTAATTTCTCA belongs to Solanum stenotomum isolate F172 chromosome 1, ASM1918654v1, whole genome shotgun sequence and includes:
- the LOC125853755 gene encoding uncharacterized protein LOC125853755, coding for MALIFTTICFIILVWTTIAFCLVECYGSSRNADLVLQTIHGDIYDCVDIYKQPTLLHPIPHKERIKRTIAKELEKQRSVKAKRLQKDENIYFKAEEFWLNKKGCPIGTVPIRRMTQEQLQSAKDASLSMANESLTEDIIDFAGISVNASPEIKSFTSVSATVTLYNPQLNGLGQYSSATLFLQSADNVANFEQIQAGWIVHPKLYGDNRTRLYSHWTTDGNQKTGCYNNICPGFVQLDNEVPIDYAFPQISRPSYGDYDMQFQIYKDEDYYLFLHYMFVIGFWPETIFNELRNGSQTIRYGGQVYTPAGEPSPPMGNSKFNGGDPHYTCYMRQVLYGVGDNQDVQPDESLVQTHQSRCYYEGSEHNARDSYWDYYFLFGGAGNC